One segment of Nitrospirota bacterium DNA contains the following:
- the lptB gene encoding LPS export ABC transporter ATP-binding protein — MHRLLASGLSKTYGGRRVLTDVSVAVSSGEIVGLLGPNGAGKTTTFYIVTGMVAPDEGSVALDGEEIGRLPMYRRALKGISYLPQEPSIFRKLSVRDNLRAVLEIKGLPHAEVEARIEELLEEYDLRRFAERQGAYLSGGERRRTEIARAIATEPKFILFDEPFAGIDPIAIIELKKMLEYLRERGLGVLITDHNVRDTLSITDRAYILSEGEILDEGSPERLVANAKVKDVYLGKEFCL, encoded by the coding sequence ATGCACCGCCTCCTGGCCTCCGGGCTCTCCAAGACCTATGGCGGCCGCAGGGTGCTCACGGACGTGAGCGTTGCGGTCTCCTCGGGGGAGATCGTGGGTCTCCTGGGGCCCAACGGCGCGGGGAAGACCACGACGTTTTACATCGTCACCGGCATGGTCGCCCCCGATGAGGGAAGCGTCGCCCTGGACGGGGAGGAGATAGGCCGTCTGCCCATGTACCGCAGGGCCCTGAAGGGCATCAGCTACCTGCCCCAGGAGCCTTCCATCTTCAGGAAGCTCTCGGTGCGCGACAACCTGCGGGCCGTGCTGGAAATCAAGGGGCTCCCCCACGCGGAGGTGGAGGCCCGCATCGAGGAGCTCCTTGAGGAGTACGACCTCCGGAGGTTCGCCGAGAGGCAGGGGGCGTACCTTTCCGGCGGGGAGCGCCGGCGCACCGAAATAGCGCGGGCCATCGCCACGGAACCGAAGTTCATCCTCTTTGACGAGCCCTTCGCCGGGATAGACCCCATCGCTATAATAGAGCTCAAAAAGATGTTAGAATATCTTAGGGAAAGGGGACTGGGCGTTCTCATCACGGACCATAACGTGAGGGATACACTCTCCATAACGGACAGGGCGTATATCCTGAGCGAGGGAGAGATACTGGACGAAGGTTCCCCCGAAAGGCTGGTGGCCAACGCGAAGGTAAAGGACGTCTATCTGGGAAAGGAGTTCTGCCTCTAA
- a CDS encoding LptA/OstA family protein, translating into MLLLAPAARGAQREALGKGPIVITAESLSADQKAGVAHFEGSVVAKSEEMTLMADRMTVFYAEDGGVRKIDAEGAVKLIRGGQVVTAEHAVYTARDQTAVFTGNPRAVEGQSVVTGTRMTYMMAEDRFVVQDSRVFLEGKDAPPAEDD; encoded by the coding sequence TTGCTGCTCCTTGCGCCGGCGGCCCGGGGCGCCCAGAGGGAGGCCCTGGGGAAGGGCCCCATCGTGATTACCGCCGAGAGCCTTTCGGCCGACCAGAAGGCCGGGGTGGCCCACTTCGAGGGCTCCGTGGTGGCCAAGAGCGAGGAGATGACCCTCATGGCCGACCGGATGACGGTCTTCTACGCCGAGGACGGCGGCGTCCGGAAAATCGACGCGGAAGGCGCTGTCAAGCTCATCCGGGGCGGGCAGGTGGTGACCGCGGAGCACGCGGTCTACACCGCCCGGGACCAGACGGCCGTCTTCACCGGAAACCCCCGCGCCGTGGAAGGCCAGAGCGTGGTGACGGGGACCAGGATGACCTACATGATGGCCGAGGACAGGTTCGTGGTCCAGGACAGCCGGGTCTTCCTCGAGGGCAAGGACGCCCCGCCCGCGGAGGACGACTGA
- the lptC gene encoding LPS export ABC transporter periplasmic protein LptC, whose product MRIALVLFGVALLAVLIVLAPGGPKEHEAGAATGSFLRDVTIVSREDGQSRWRLSSAGVRLAQDGAAARMRGVLLTFPERGMKVAAREGVYDFDAGNLALSGEVRAETGDLVVTAPAVRVDSRTGTVRTDQDVLLTARSFRVTGRGMEARENTVKVLHDVRAEFF is encoded by the coding sequence GTGAGGATTGCACTCGTTCTTTTCGGTGTCGCCTTGTTGGCCGTGCTCATCGTGCTGGCCCCCGGGGGGCCGAAGGAGCATGAGGCCGGGGCGGCAACCGGCTCGTTCCTTCGGGATGTGACCATCGTCAGCCGGGAGGACGGCCAGAGCCGCTGGAGGCTGTCTTCCGCGGGGGTGCGCCTGGCCCAAGACGGGGCCGCCGCCCGCATGCGGGGCGTCCTGCTTACCTTTCCGGAGCGCGGCATGAAGGTCGCCGCCCGGGAGGGCGTCTACGATTTCGACGCGGGCAACCTCGCCCTCTCCGGCGAGGTCCGTGCCGAGACCGGGGACCTCGTTGTGACCGCCCCCGCCGTGCGCGTGGATTCCCGGACCGGCACCGTGCGGACCGACCAGGACGTCCTCCTTACGGCCCGGAGCTTCCGGGTGACGGGGCGGGGAATGGAAGCCCGAGAAAATACGGTTAAGGTGCTCCATGACGTCAGGGCCGAGTTCTTTTAG
- a CDS encoding shikimate dehydrogenase: protein MTISGKTRVVALIGHPVAHSLSPGMHNAAFERMGLDYCYVAFDVPPALLRDAVAGVRALELEGLNVTVPHKEAVMPFLDTIDSEAAFIGAVNTVVKQGAKLVGHNTDGRGFMRSLGEKGIEPAGKKVLVVGAGGAARAISYYLCVEAASLALFDLDRPKAERLAADLKDVRGVEVPVPERLEESLPGADMVINATPLGLHPGEDPLPFSPREGQVVGDLIYVETPLQREAARLGCEVFNGLGMLLWQGVLASALWTGREPPHDVMLRALREGLR from the coding sequence ATGACGATAAGCGGAAAGACCAGGGTGGTGGCGCTCATCGGGCACCCCGTGGCCCACAGCCTCTCGCCCGGGATGCACAATGCGGCCTTCGAGCGGATGGGCCTGGATTACTGTTATGTGGCCTTCGACGTGCCGCCCGCACTGTTGAGGGACGCGGTGGCGGGCGTGCGGGCCCTGGAGCTTGAAGGGCTCAACGTCACGGTCCCGCACAAGGAGGCCGTCATGCCCTTTCTGGATACCATAGACAGCGAGGCGGCCTTCATCGGCGCGGTCAACACGGTGGTCAAGCAGGGGGCAAAGCTCGTGGGCCACAACACCGACGGGCGGGGCTTCATGCGGAGCCTCGGGGAAAAGGGCATAGAGCCCGCGGGGAAGAAGGTCCTCGTCGTCGGGGCGGGAGGGGCGGCCCGGGCGATAAGCTACTACCTGTGCGTCGAGGCGGCCTCCCTCGCCCTCTTTGACCTGGACAGGCCCAAGGCCGAGCGCCTAGCGGCCGACCTCAAGGACGTCCGGGGGGTGGAGGTGCCGGTCCCCGAGAGGCTCGAGGAAAGCCTGCCCGGAGCCGACATGGTCATAAACGCCACCCCCCTCGGCCTTCACCCCGGGGAGGACCCCCTGCCTTTCTCTCCCCGGGAAGGGCAGGTCGTGGGAGACCTCATCTACGTCGAGACCCCCCTTCAGAGGGAGGCGGCCCGCCTGGGGTGCGAGGTGTTCAACGGCCTGGGGATGCTCCTCTGGCAGGGGGTGCTGGCCTCGGCCCTCTGGACAGGCCGGGAGCCTCCTCATGACGTCATGCTCCGGGCCCTCAGGGAAGGCCTCCGGTAG
- a CDS encoding DUF512 domain-containing protein has translation MPRKRGAVIESVAPGSPAHREGLRPGDVLTAIDGEPVADAIDVMFLADGPAPALCVSRRGRERTVRLEMGGEGDPGIELRPFPVRTCRNKCVFCFVAQLPRGLRRSLYVRDEDYRMSFLYGNYITLTNLGAGDKERIVRQRLSPLYISVHSTDTRVRNALLGNPDAPDVMQELRFFARHRIGMHAQIVLCPGLNDGPGLERTLRDLASLYPALLSVAVVPVGLTAHRKKELRPVAARDARDALGIVEDLRKRFKRELGDPLVHGADELYIKAGRELPPLEGYGDLPQVANGVGMVPLFLDEALKARIPRARRGAPRFLAVTGTSFEPFLRRLVERLGKKGHRVEALPVENAFFGPSVTVAGLLTGRDVVSAASPLRERFDVLLLPDVLLREGDEIFLDDLAVPDLARALKRKVVVVESTPQGLIKGVCA, from the coding sequence TTGCCGCGTAAGAGGGGAGCAGTCATAGAGTCCGTCGCGCCGGGAAGCCCGGCCCACCGGGAGGGGCTCCGCCCCGGCGACGTCCTGACGGCCATAGACGGCGAGCCGGTGGCAGACGCCATCGACGTCATGTTCCTCGCCGACGGCCCGGCCCCCGCCCTGTGCGTCTCCCGCCGTGGCAGGGAGAGGACGGTCCGCCTGGAGATGGGCGGGGAGGGCGACCCGGGCATCGAGCTTCGCCCCTTCCCCGTGCGCACCTGCCGGAACAAGTGCGTCTTCTGCTTCGTGGCCCAGCTTCCCCGGGGCCTGAGGCGGAGCCTCTACGTGCGGGACGAGGACTACCGCATGTCCTTCCTCTACGGCAACTACATCACCCTTACCAACCTCGGTGCCGGGGACAAGGAGCGCATAGTGCGGCAGAGGTTGAGCCCGCTTTACATATCGGTCCACTCCACGGACACCCGGGTGAGAAACGCCCTCCTCGGAAACCCTGACGCCCCGGACGTGATGCAGGAGCTTCGCTTTTTCGCCCGGCACCGCATCGGGATGCACGCACAGATCGTCCTCTGCCCGGGCCTGAACGACGGCCCCGGCCTTGAGAGAACCCTCCGCGACCTGGCCTCCCTCTATCCCGCCTTGCTCTCGGTGGCCGTGGTCCCCGTGGGGCTTACCGCCCACAGGAAAAAGGAGCTCCGCCCCGTGGCCGCCCGGGATGCGCGGGACGCCCTGGGCATCGTCGAGGACCTCCGGAAAAGGTTTAAAAGGGAACTCGGAGACCCCCTGGTGCACGGGGCCGACGAGCTGTACATCAAGGCCGGGCGGGAGCTGCCGCCCCTGGAGGGCTACGGCGACCTCCCCCAGGTTGCTAACGGGGTGGGCATGGTGCCGCTGTTTCTGGATGAGGCCCTGAAGGCCCGCATCCCTCGTGCGCGGCGGGGGGCTCCGCGCTTTCTCGCCGTGACGGGGACGTCCTTTGAGCCCTTCCTCCGGAGGCTCGTCGAAAGGCTCGGGAAAAAGGGCCACCGGGTGGAGGCCCTCCCGGTAGAAAACGCATTCTTCGGACCCTCGGTCACGGTGGCCGGCCTCCTGACCGGCCGGGACGTCGTCTCGGCGGCCTCCCCTTTGAGGGAGCGGTTCGACGTCCTCCTCCTGCCGGACGTGCTTTTGCGGGAGGGCGATGAGATCTTTCTCGACGACCTCGCCGTCCCGGACCTGGCCCGGGCCCTGAAAAGGAAGGTGGTTGTCGTCGAATCCACGCCGCAAGGACTGATAAAGGGGGTTTGCGCATGA
- a CDS encoding CDP-alcohol phosphatidyltransferase family protein: MEALTLANALTALRIVLVPAFITALEYARYDLALYVFALAAATDALDGLAARRLGEKTTLGRVLDPVADKLMLVSSFLYLAYRGYLPAWLAIVVVSRDALVVTGAAALSLAGGTPRVEPTISGKAAIALQFILLVYVLLKINYGPAPSVEGVLIALTAALTVLSGLHYIYRGMKIAA; the protein is encoded by the coding sequence GTGGAAGCCCTCACCCTCGCCAACGCCCTCACCGCCCTTCGCATCGTCCTCGTCCCGGCCTTCATCACCGCGCTTGAGTACGCCCGGTACGACCTCGCCCTTTATGTGTTCGCCCTTGCCGCGGCCACCGACGCGCTGGACGGCCTGGCGGCCCGGCGGCTGGGGGAGAAGACCACCCTGGGCAGGGTGCTGGACCCCGTGGCCGACAAGCTCATGCTCGTAAGCTCCTTCCTCTACCTCGCCTACCGGGGGTATCTGCCCGCCTGGCTCGCCATCGTCGTGGTGAGCCGTGACGCCTTGGTGGTGACCGGGGCGGCGGCCCTTTCCCTCGCGGGAGGAACCCCGAGGGTGGAGCCCACCATATCGGGAAAGGCCGCCATCGCGCTTCAATTTATCCTCCTGGTTTATGTACTCTTAAAGATAAACTACGGCCCGGCGCCGTCCGTGGAGGGAGTGCTCATCGCTCTGACCGCTGCGCTCACGGTGCTCTCGGGGCTCCATTACATTTACAGGGGGATGAAGATTGCCGCGTAA